The Brassica oleracea var. oleracea cultivar TO1000 chromosome C7, BOL, whole genome shotgun sequence sequence GGAATAAGTAGCTCTAGCTCTAGCTCTTGATGTGTGTGTTTTGCTGCTATTCTGCTGCATCTAATCTTCTCGAGGAATACTGAGAGCATCTTATGTGTGTGTGTTTCCAGTTAGTTATCGAATTTATGGGACATCCAATGTGCTGATGCATGGATGGATATCTTCTAGTAAATGCTGAGCTTGATTCCATGGGAGGAGTTATTGATAGTGGAGGTGGTATTGGTCTCAAAACGTCTCCCCGCCGAACAGCAATTGAAAAGGCTCAAGCCGAGCTAAGGTATTTCAGATTGAGACTTATTCTTCTTCTGCGATGTTTTTAAACTCACTACATTTTCTACAACTCTCTGTCGGTCACTTCCAGTGTGTAATAAAGATGCTTGTTTTAACAGGCAAGAGTATGACGTCCGTGAGGAAAGGAGGAGAGAACTAGAGTTTCTGGAGAAAGTGTGGATACATTATTTGCAATTTCTCTCTTCTTTTTTTTCCTTTGAAAAAACTTATCATGACAAGCATTTACTCTTCTGTCTGATTCAGGGAGGTAATCCCTTGGATTTCAAGTTTGGTATTGCAACTTCACATAGCGTCCAATCTACATCACTCACAGATCACCAAGCAGAGCATTTTTTAAACAGGTACATTCGTATTTATTGTAGTCTCCCATTAAATATCATGGATTAACTCATCATTCTTTACCTGTAACAGTGGACTCAAGGATAGTTTTGCCCTGGCTTCCTCACCACATGGAGACTCTGTGGAGAGTAGTGGTAGACCCGCAGTTCCTACAGTTTCTGAACCCAACACAGCGGATAATCTTTTACTCTTTGATTCTGGAAATAAGTCAGTTGAGGGAGAAAACAATGTGAGATATCCTAACAGGCAACACAGAACGTCCGAGTCAGAACGGTCTTACAAAGCGAACACCAACCAAAATATCAAAGAAACAGAGGATTCTGCTATCTTTCGACCGTATGCTCGTAGGAACAGAACAAAGATAAATCGGGATTCAGCACGGTCAAGTTCCACGGATTTAGTTCAGAATCGTGGTGGTCTTGCAACGTCTATCTCTGTTCGCAGAGGATCAGTGGACGGAAAGGGTTGCAATTCTGAAGCAGCCAATCAAAAGGATAGGCAAACAACCTCTGTATCATGTCCAGTATTTGCAAATTCAAATAGAACTGTTGTTCCGAAAAATGTAGCTCCCAGTAATACGCTGCATACTAAGGTGGATGGTGGACCTGTTGTGCGAGAGAGTGCTGCTGGATCGAAAACTAGTCTATTGAAGGATGAAGCAGACTTTACAATTAGAAAAAATTCCGCAGGTTTGCATCTTGAAGAGACTGGGGAGAAGGCACAACTAGTTTTGACTAGTACAGAGATTGGTTCTCCAAAAGCTGCAACAATAGCTGGCCAGGAAAATAATTCTACCCAAATGGATGAGCTAGGAGATTCCACAGGAGAAAAAAAGAGTTTAACAGATAGAGCAGCTGCAGGGACAGAGTCTTCTCATGCTAACAACTTAGAAGTAGATGTAGATACTGAAAGAGATCTTTATAGAGCGGACAAACTCGACTCAGATGAAATCTCTATGCCGAAGGTTTCAAGTGTAGAGGGGTTGCTGAATCAAACAGTTGGTGAATTGAAGATTGAGGATGAGACAGGTCGATCTACCACCATAATTAGTGAGTGCAGTCCTGCGCGTGAAATGCAGATGAATTCAGTTAAAATTGAAAATGAAAACTACAGAAGTGTGGCTGAGCTACAAAATGAAGAGGAATGTTCTGACACTGACAAAAAGCTTCAACATGGGTTGGTTGTACCTGAAAATGATAAGAAAGTTAGTAGTGTTTTGGCTGACGATCCTAGTAGGTTTGTGCACCCTGGAAAACCTCAGGCATCTGTAGACGCAAGTTCATGCATGGTTGGTGATATTGTATTGTCAGGAACTGACGTTGAAGCATTAAAACATCAGCCTAGCTCAGATGATGGCTCAAAAGCGTTAGATACTGTGAAGGAAGACTCTCTCCTTGAGGAGGCACGAATTATACAGGTTTTCTTTTTCAACTTGGTTTGATGATCTTAAGCTCGCGAGCTTTCGAGGTACTTATATACCTATTCATCTTTTTTTGTGTGTGACATAATACATTAATAGGCAAAGAGAAAAAGAATTGCCGAGTTATCCTGTGGTACCGCACCAGTGGAGGTCCGTGAGAAATGTCAATGGGATTTTGTCCTTGAAGAAATGGCATGGCTGGCAAATGATTTTGCTCAGGTCTGGTCTAGTTGAATCAGCTTTCTGATTGAAATTCTATATATTTGCATGGAAATTGCTACATTTTGTGGATTGTTATTCTACTTGTTCCGTTGACATCTGGACATTCGTATGCTTAAATGAGGTTTTCCACATGTTGCTGGAACATTTTTCATTGAGTGTTCAGATCGCATGTTGTTTATCCTCACATATTTCCTTTTCGTCTTTTAGGAGCGGCTTTGGAAGATGACTGCTGCTGCACAAATTTGCCATCGAGTTGCTTTGACTTCCCAGTTGAGATTTGAGGAAAAAAATCAGCACAGAAAGCTGAGAAATATAGCTTCAATCCTATCTAGTGCGATATTGAAATTCTGGAGTTATGTGGAGGTTCCTGGGGAGCTGGAGGAGAGAGGCTTGGGAATTGATAAGGTATTTGACGGACAGACCTCTGTTATGGTTTTTGATGACAATAGTTATCATAAGGTTCTTCCTTTTTCTTAGAAATCAGAACTATGCATACGCACACACACACACTTGTTGGATTAAATTATTGACAACACTGATTTCCTGGAACCATATTGTTAAGTTTGTGATATAAGCGACACAATTCTATGGATATATCCTTCGTATAATTGATCAGCCGGGTCTTTCTTATTTGCTTGAATGGTCTTCCAGTTTTACCTCCATGAATCTCTGGTTCTGTTGCTCTCTACACTACGATTTTGTAAACTTAATGGTATGTTTCTTGGTAATACCATGGTTGTATGCAGGAGACCTTCCAAGAATCTAATTGTGTGAGTGGCAGAAAATGTTTAACCGTGGGTGTCAGGGAGTATGCATGTAGATTTTTGAAGTATAACAACTCTTCTATCCCTGATCATTCAGCTGCACCATCAACACCCGACTATATGTGCGACCCAGAAATATTGGATACAGCTCTGGTTGATCAGCTATCGGAAGTATGAACTTTTGTAAACTCTGCAGCCTCAGATCAATTTAATTGCTGCTGGTAGCTCTATAATATAGCTGATTGAGCTTTGTTACTGTTCAGGAAAGCTTATTTTATTCAGTTCCATCTGGTGCAATGAAGGTGTACCAAATATCCATTGAGACCCATCTCGCACGCTGTGAGGTATATTATATTTTTCTGTGCTAGGAGCTCTCATATTGTAACCATGATTGCTTAAATTGGTATCGGTTGTTCGGAGATATTTAACAGTATTTCTCTGTTCTCAGAAGTTTGGAAATAGCATGAAGGAGGAGGTTGATACATCAGCCTATGATGCTGTTGGAGGTATGCACAGTTCTTGGTTATTTAAGCTTCACGTGCTGGTTAAATATTTTCTGACCTCTTATCTCCATTGTAGATTCAGATTATGTCACTGCATTTGATGAGGATGAAGTAGAAACGAGTACCTATTATCTCCCTGGAGCTTTGGATTGCAGCAAATCATTTAATTTGAGCCACAAAAAAAGGAAGAATTTGATGAAATCGCATTCTGCCCGGTCATATGATCTTGGAGCTGATTTACCATACGTGAACTACACAGATGGGTTTAACTCATCGAATTTGATGGCGAAAAGGGCTGCTAATAATATAAATGTCGGCTCAGTTCCTACGAGGCGTGTACGCACTGCTTCCAGGCCGAGGATTGTGAGTTTACCAGTGCTCTCAAAGACAGATGCATCTAGTGGGGATACTAGTTCTTTTCATGATGAGCAAAGTAGTTTACATGGTGGATCGGCAGTTCAAAAAGGCACAGAGGTTGAATCAAGTGGTAATTTTGAGAAGCAGTTATCTTATGACATGGCTGAAACTTCAGGGAAACCTAAAAAGAAGAAGAAGACTCATCTGGTAGTTTGCAATATGCGCATCTATTACTTGCTTTTTTACTGAGAAATAGTTGCTTTTAGTTTTACTCTACATTGCACTGTAATTTCAATTTCTTTTGTTGCAGGGATCTGCTTATGACCAAACGTGGCATCCCGATTCATCAGTCCATGCTGAACAGGTAATTTCATTTTAAAATCTTATGAATCCAATTGAACAAATGTTTAAGGAAAGTATGTCAGGAGTTCAGGTGGTGTGTTTTAATCAATGTTAATGCTGATTAGCCTGCTGTTCAGAGTTTCATATTTCTTGAAATGAGAACTTTAAATTATAATAGTTGGTAAAATATGTACCATGTACTGGTAACTGACTTCCCATAAAAGTTTTCTAACTTATCCTTATTTTGGCAGAAGGACCACTGGAAGAAGCGAGTAGAGAATCATTTCGATACGAATGGTATTATTTGCAAATTCATTTTTACTCTCTGTTGCATTGTAGTTTAATTTCGGCAGTTGGGGGAAGCATCAGCCTCACTCTTCTTTTACCAACCAAACCGAGTTTATGCTTTAAGAGCATCTCCAATGTACACCTCTATAATTTCCTCTAAAATAGAGATCTCTATTATAGAGGTGAAAATGCTCCAATGTATGACTCTAAAATAGAGGAATTTTAGAGGAAAATATAGAGGAAAGTTACTTTTTGCCTCTATATTTAGAGGTAAAAATAGTATATCTCTATATTTTCCTCTATAAATAGAGGAACTCTATAATAGAGGCATACATTGGAGCATTTTCACCTCAATAATAGAGTTTCTCAATTTTAGGAGAAAATATAGAGATGAAAATAGAGGTTGGTTGGAGATGGTCTAAGGAGAACTTTTTTGCATACATCTTATCATTAGCCACCAATTATAAAACTAAAATAGAGGATACTGTGGAGTTATAACCCTAGAGTAGAAGGTTGTAATTCGGATTAGTTCAACTGTCTCTGGAAACTAGCATGATTTTGTTGCTTTATTGACATTTCCCCTTTTATGTCTCAATGCTGATTTATAATGAGTTTATAATTCAGTGACATTATAATTGCATTGTGTAAGGTATATATGGTCCTCATGCAAAGAAGCAAAAGACCACGAAGCAATTGGTAGAGAATAATTTTGATGGTGCTATTGCTCTCACTGGATCAATTCCTTCTCCGGCAGCTTCCCAGATGAGCAATATGTCCAACCCCAACAAATCTATCAAATTTATTGGAGGTCGTGATAGGGCCAGAAAAATAAAAGGCCTAAAGGTATTTGCTGTTAGGGTTGCTAACTCCGCCAACCACTTTTATTTTAGGGTGTTCCTTTTAAACTTGAAAATTTGATTTACGCAGATTTCTCCTGGCGAGCATGGTTCTAGAACTACGTGGTCACTATTTGAGGATCAGGTATTTTTATTTGTCTTCTTTCTTAGCGTCAATGTATTGTTGGTTTCTCTGTAAGTTTCTATTTATGTTATACCATCTAGGCGCTCGTTGTCCTGGTGCATGACATGGGCCCTAACTGGGAGCTCATTAGTGATGCAATCAACAGCACTCTTAAAATTAAGGTAACTGCTTGCTGTTTTGAAAATCTTGGGATTCTCTGTAAATTTCTCACCGAGTGGTACAGCTATACTTCATTTGATAATAATGTTGTTTCTATTCTAGTGAACTGTTTTACTGGATATTGTTGTCCAATATATTACTTTCCATGTAATGAACATTTGGGATTCGTTGCTGGCTGTTTGATTTGTTCATTGTTTGATCCGCATTTATTTATTTTCCAGTGTATATATCGTAATCCGAGTGAATGCAAGGAGCGGCATAAGATTCTGATGGATAAGACTGCGAGTGATGGGGCTGATAGTGCTGAAGACTCAGGGACTTCTCAGTCTTATCCATCCACTTTGCCTGGCATCCCAAAGGTTTTTCTTTAGCTCTGAGACGCTGAATAAAGCTTCTTGTTAGACCAATTGAAATACCCATGCTATCTTTGTTATATTCAGGGAAGTGCAAGACAGTTGTTTCAGCGACTGCAAGGGCCAATGGAGGAAGATACCCTGAAGTCCCATTTTGAGAAGATTTGTTTGATTGGGAAGAAGTTACACTATAGAAAGACGCAGGTTGGTTCACCTAGTATTTTTTACTGTTTACAAGCTTGTAATTTGAAACTACTGGACTTTCTTTCTGCATTTTCTAGTCCTATTTCAACCGTTGTCTATCAATAGTTATAGTTCAAGCTTAATTCAATGGGTGCTGTAGCTAGTTTTTGAGTCCCTTGTTGGAAGAATGCTGGAGGGGTCTTAACTTTGATAGTTTCAAAGAGTGTTTTCATGGTTACTTGTTCACGAAATTAGGCTTTTAAGTTGCTTTTTGCATATAGAAACCCGAGTTATGGAATGGATTATCTTGTTGTAGTCAAAGTTTATGATGTGAAAGGCATGTTTCAAAGCGTAGCTGCAAACCTGGCTAACATTTACTGAAGTCATTAGGAACCGTTCCATTGTAGTTGGAAGTTTAAATCTTCACAGGCCCTAATTTTGTTTTCTTGTTGCTGCTTCTGTCTGTCTGCTACTGTTTCATCGATCTTCA is a genomic window containing:
- the LOC106305749 gene encoding chromatin modification-related protein EAF1 B isoform X2, with the translated sequence MDGYLLVNAELDSMGGVIDSGGGIGLKTSPRRTAIEKAQAELRQEYDVREERRRELEFLEKGGNPLDFKFGIATSHSVQSTSLTDHQAEHFLNSGLKDSFALASSPHGDSVESSGRPAVPTVSEPNTADNLLLFDSGNKSVEGENNVRYPNRQHRTSESERSYKANTNQNIKETEDSAIFRPYARRNRTKINRDSARSSSTDLVQNRGGLATSISVRRGSVDGKGCNSEAANQKDRQTTSVSCPVFANSNRTVVPKNVAPSNTLHTKVDGGPVVRESAAGSKTSLLKDEADFTIRKNSAGLHLEETGEKAQLVLTSTEIGSPKAATIAGQENNSTQMDELGDSTGEKKSLTDRAAAGTESSHANNLEVDVDTERDLYRADKLDSDEISMPKVSSVEGLLNQTVGELKIEDETGRSTTIISECSPAREMQMNSVKIENENYRSVAELQNEEECSDTDKKLQHGLVVPENDKKVSSVLADDPSRFVHPGKPQASVDASSCMVGDIVLSGTDVEALKHQPSSDDGSKALDTVKEDSLLEEARIIQAKRKRIAELSCGTAPVEVREKCQWDFVLEEMAWLANDFAQERLWKMTAAAQICHRVALTSQLRFEEKNQHRKLRNIASILSSAILKFWSYVEVPGELEERGLGIDKETFQESNCVSGRKCLTVGVREYACRFLKYNNSSIPDHSAAPSTPDYMCDPEILDTALVDQLSEESLFYSVPSGAMKVYQISIETHLARCEKFGNSMKEEVDTSAYDAVGDSDYVTAFDEDEVETSTYYLPGALDCSKSFNLSHKKRKNLMKSHSARSYDLGADLPYVNYTDGFNSSNLMAKRAANNINVGSVPTRRVRTASRPRIVSLPVLSKTDASSGDTSSFHDEQSSLHGGSAVQKGTEVESSGNFEKQLSYDMAETSGKPKKKKKTHLGSAYDQTWHPDSSVHAEQKDHWKKRVENHFDTNGIYGPHAKKQKTTKQLVENNFDGAIALTGSIPSPAASQMSNMSNPNKSIKFIGGRDRARKIKGLKISPGEHGSRTTWSLFEDQALVVLVHDMGPNWELISDAINSTLKIKCIYRNPSECKERHKILMDKTASDGADSAEDSGTSQSYPSTLPGIPKGSARQLFQRLQGPMEEDTLKSHFEKICLIGKKLHYRKTQNDGRDPKQIVPVHNSQVMALSQVFPNNLNGGVLTPLDLCDASTSGQDLFSLENPGSHLGLPMLNQGTPVLPTSGPNPSTPGSSGVVPGNSLPTTLGLHHSSARDGRFNVSRGPLPLDEQHRLQQSNQMSPGRNLQQPSSSTPGAVSGSGHRMVPGANTMGGSGMNRGAPMSRPGFQAIGSAAMPNTGSMLSSGMVGIPKTGNIHSGGASQGNPMSRPPREAVQHMMRMQAAQGNSQGIPAFGSLSSGFTNNQTTPVQAYPGHLSQQHQMPHQSHVLGNSQHPHLQSPSPSHATRAQHDGFALRQRLMHQRFVQQQQFASSGTKMPHGQQQQPQGTSVSSSTQNNQQTQPPVSPQRLPPPVSTSPNTNALTQKNPQKSQLPLHGLARNPQSGAPGVNNQSGKQRQRQLQQQSGRQHPHQRQPSQGQQQNKQSKGAGRGNMIHQNITLDQSHVNGLTMSPGNQATEKGDAMVAVRPDRESNVGTATSTHLQSKPFVSPQSLNHSQQLPKSFSGATSSSQEQQIQLPSDNSIQGQSSPAASCNILSTSSPSVAPAVGPSNHQHLLLHQKQRNQVQAQRIAHQNHIENSDLSTKSQAERVPRVPQPVPDTTQTASMSTSKGMPQVTNDSNNIKAVGSTAVPSPNGLEPPASAASVQSAAPNVVNSSNTDSAGSDPVTALKHGLAPKHFPGGLPCQELKGLIQRQESLPTVEMRPKLPEQLTVQNQKRLASDQQSPQIEEAQELSSPKPPDTKVE
- the LOC106305749 gene encoding chromatin modification-related protein EAF1 B isoform X3; the protein is MDGYLLVNAELDSMGGVIDSGGGIGLKTSPRRTAIEKAQAELRQEYDVREERRRELEFLEKGGNPLDFKFGIATSHSVQSTSLTDHQAEHFLNSGLKDSFALASSPHGDSVESSGRPAVPTVSEPNTADNLLLFDSGNKSVEGENNVRYPNRQHRTSESERSYKANTNQNIKETEDSAIFRPYARRNRTKINRDSARSSSTDLVQNRGGLATSISVRRGSVDGKGCNSEAANQKDRQTTSVSCPVFANSNRTVVPKNVAPSNTLHTKVDGGPVVRESAAGSKTSLLKDEADFTIRKNSAGLHLEETGEKAQLVLTSTEIGSPKAATIAGQENNSTQMDELGDSTGEKKSLTDRAAAGTESSHANNLEVDVDTERDLYRADKLDSDEISMPKVSSVEGLLNQTVGELKIEDETGRSTTIISECSPAREMQMNSVKIENENYRSVAELQNEEECSDTDKKLQHGLVVPENDKKVSSVLADDPSRFVHPGKPQASVDASSCMVGDIVLSGTDVEALKHQPSSDDGSKALDTVKEDSLLEEARIIQAKRKRIAELSCGTAPVEVREKCQWDFVLEEMAWLANDFAQERLWKMTAAAQICHRVALTSQLRFEEKNQHRKLRNIASILSSAILKFWSYVEVPGELEERGLGIDKETFQESNCVSGRKCLTVGVREYACRFLKYNNSSIPDHSAAPSTPDYMCDPEILDTALVDQLSEESLFYSVPSGAMKVYQISIETHLARCEKFGNSMKEEVDTSAYDAVGDYVTAFDEDEVETSTYYLPGALDCSKSFNLSHKKRKNLMKSHSARSYDLGADLPYVNYTDGFNSSNLMAKRAANNINVGSVPTRRVRTASRPRIVSLPVLSKTDASSGDTSSFHDEQSSLHGGSAVQKGTEVESSGNFEKQLSYDMAETSGKPKKKKKTHLGSAYDQTWHPDSSVHAEQKDHWKKRVENHFDTNGIYGPHAKKQKTTKQLVENNFDGAIALTGSIPSPAASQMSNMSNPNKSIKFIGGRDRARKIKGLKISPGEHGSRTTWSLFEDQALVVLVHDMGPNWELISDAINSTLKIKCIYRNPSECKERHKILMDKTASDGADSAEDSGTSQSYPSTLPGIPKGSARQLFQRLQGPMEEDTLKSHFEKICLIGKKLHYRKTQNDGRDPKQIVPVHNSQVMALSQVFPNNLNGGVLTPLDLCDASTSGQDLFSLENPGSHLGLPMLNQGTPVLPTSGPNPSTPGSSGVVPGNSLPTTLGLHHSSARDGRFNVSRGPLPLDEQHRLQQSNQMSPGRNLQQPSSSTPGAVSGSGHRMVPGANTMGGSGMNRGAPMSRPGFQAIGSAAMPNTGSMLSSGMVGIPKTGNIHSGGASQGNPMSRPPREAVQHMMRFQMQAAQGNSQGIPAFGSLSSGFTNNQTTPVQAYPGHLSQQHQMPHQSHVLGNSQHPHLQSPSPSHATRAQHDGFALRQRLMHQRFVQQQQFASSGTKMPHGQQQQPQGTSVSSSTQNNQQTQPPVSPQRLPPPVSTSPNTNALTQKNPQKSQLPLHGLARNPQSGAPGVNNQSGKQRQRQLQQQSGRQHPHQRQPSQGQQQNKQSKGAGRGNMIHQNITLDQSHVNGLTMSPGNQATEKGDAMVAVRPDRESNVGTATSTHLQSKPFVSPQSLNHSQQLPKSFSGATSSSQEQQIQLPSDNSIQGQSSPAASCNILSTSSPSVAPAVGPSNHQHLLLHQKQRNQVQAQRIAHQNHIENSDLSTKSQAERVPRVPQPVPDTTQTASMSTSKGMPQVTNDSNNIKAVGSTAVPSPNGLEPPASAASVQSAAPNVVNSSNTDSAGSDPVTALKHGLAPKHFPGGLPCQELKGLIQRQESLPTVEMRPKLPEQLTVQNQKRLASDQQSPQIEEAQELSSPKPPDTKVE
- the LOC106305749 gene encoding chromatin modification-related protein EAF1 B isoform X1, with product MDGYLLVNAELDSMGGVIDSGGGIGLKTSPRRTAIEKAQAELRQEYDVREERRRELEFLEKGGNPLDFKFGIATSHSVQSTSLTDHQAEHFLNSGLKDSFALASSPHGDSVESSGRPAVPTVSEPNTADNLLLFDSGNKSVEGENNVRYPNRQHRTSESERSYKANTNQNIKETEDSAIFRPYARRNRTKINRDSARSSSTDLVQNRGGLATSISVRRGSVDGKGCNSEAANQKDRQTTSVSCPVFANSNRTVVPKNVAPSNTLHTKVDGGPVVRESAAGSKTSLLKDEADFTIRKNSAGLHLEETGEKAQLVLTSTEIGSPKAATIAGQENNSTQMDELGDSTGEKKSLTDRAAAGTESSHANNLEVDVDTERDLYRADKLDSDEISMPKVSSVEGLLNQTVGELKIEDETGRSTTIISECSPAREMQMNSVKIENENYRSVAELQNEEECSDTDKKLQHGLVVPENDKKVSSVLADDPSRFVHPGKPQASVDASSCMVGDIVLSGTDVEALKHQPSSDDGSKALDTVKEDSLLEEARIIQAKRKRIAELSCGTAPVEVREKCQWDFVLEEMAWLANDFAQERLWKMTAAAQICHRVALTSQLRFEEKNQHRKLRNIASILSSAILKFWSYVEVPGELEERGLGIDKETFQESNCVSGRKCLTVGVREYACRFLKYNNSSIPDHSAAPSTPDYMCDPEILDTALVDQLSEESLFYSVPSGAMKVYQISIETHLARCEKFGNSMKEEVDTSAYDAVGDSDYVTAFDEDEVETSTYYLPGALDCSKSFNLSHKKRKNLMKSHSARSYDLGADLPYVNYTDGFNSSNLMAKRAANNINVGSVPTRRVRTASRPRIVSLPVLSKTDASSGDTSSFHDEQSSLHGGSAVQKGTEVESSGNFEKQLSYDMAETSGKPKKKKKTHLGSAYDQTWHPDSSVHAEQKDHWKKRVENHFDTNGIYGPHAKKQKTTKQLVENNFDGAIALTGSIPSPAASQMSNMSNPNKSIKFIGGRDRARKIKGLKISPGEHGSRTTWSLFEDQALVVLVHDMGPNWELISDAINSTLKIKCIYRNPSECKERHKILMDKTASDGADSAEDSGTSQSYPSTLPGIPKGSARQLFQRLQGPMEEDTLKSHFEKICLIGKKLHYRKTQNDGRDPKQIVPVHNSQVMALSQVFPNNLNGGVLTPLDLCDASTSGQDLFSLENPGSHLGLPMLNQGTPVLPTSGPNPSTPGSSGVVPGNSLPTTLGLHHSSARDGRFNVSRGPLPLDEQHRLQQSNQMSPGRNLQQPSSSTPGAVSGSGHRMVPGANTMGGSGMNRGAPMSRPGFQAIGSAAMPNTGSMLSSGMVGIPKTGNIHSGGASQGNPMSRPPREAVQHMMRFQMQAAQGNSQGIPAFGSLSSGFTNNQTTPVQAYPGHLSQQHQMPHQSHVLGNSQHPHLQSPSPSHATRAQHDGFALRQRLMHQRFVQQQQFASSGTKMPHGQQQQPQGTSVSSSTQNNQQTQPPVSPQRLPPPVSTSPNTNALTQKNPQKSQLPLHGLARNPQSGAPGVNNQSGKQRQRQLQQQSGRQHPHQRQPSQGQQQNKQSKGAGRGNMIHQNITLDQSHVNGLTMSPGNQATEKGDAMVAVRPDRESNVGTATSTHLQSKPFVSPQSLNHSQQLPKSFSGATSSSQEQQIQLPSDNSIQGQSSPAASCNILSTSSPSVAPAVGPSNHQHLLLHQKQRNQVQAQRIAHQNHIENSDLSTKSQAERVPRVPQPVPDTTQTASMSTSKGMPQVTNDSNNIKAVGSTAVPSPNGLEPPASAASVQSAAPNVVNSSNTDSAGSDPVTALKHGLAPKHFPGGLPCQELKGLIQRQESLPTVEMRPKLPEQLTVQNQKRLASDQQSPQIEEAQELSSPKPPDTKVE